In Luteimonas viscosa, the following proteins share a genomic window:
- a CDS encoding UvrD-helicase domain-containing protein, with protein sequence MSVASSTPAPVRDLYLDLALDGVHAIEASAGTGKTYTLATLVVRLVVERGLRVGQVLAVTFTEAATQELRKRIRERLLLAGELVGAPPASDDTPEAALTRNVLEGHLARGTETAEALRRRLHAAANDIDLAAIFTIHGFCARVLREHALEAGQAFDAPELLTSDAPLYESIAADLWRAHGRGSESADDLLALWPGGPAALAGDLPLLVRERTLRPALDELPDDPAPRLHASGEALADTFRAHGDDFRASLVSAVEGKVLHAGSYKLAWIGELFDALHQWCNASERKLPFQHPKLPQLTRETLQLRTSKAGAGRTPDSPVCDAIPAYLDALAAMAEWQDARRVELLHRLRFDARQRVARAKRQQRVQTYDDLIDRVADAIDGPHAADLVQRLRAQYEVALVDEFQDTDARQWRIFDHVFGAASAALHGQAPALFVIGDPKQAIYGFRGGDVETYLAARETASDAPPLSQNFRSRPSVLRAVSALYAQAQAAAEVDEKIPPPFIDTRIRFYEVQPGGVRRDEDFQRHGVPAPALTVWRAPLPDEVDSKGKLKPWKAGHSRELATKACVAAIHRVLFDARDGNASIEGRPVQLGDIAVLVRSHNEATRIRHALAMAGIPAVAAGRQSLFATPEARDLHALLLALLHGADDGRLRMALSSVLVGLDAAAIAALDDDGEALRHWQLEALAWRERLQRGGPLALVNALCAQHAGRLLGLLDGERRLTNYLQLAEGLQDAQARALGLHGLVDWLANAIADANASDESQLLRLESDARRVQVVTLHKSKGLEYPLVFLPFAAIGAHARHPGQRVVVNDEDGRVLHWKLLVSQSGWEAAKDAWLIAQRAEDARLLYVGLTRARHALWLASGLFCNHDRSPLQHMVAKPDALQAALGDAVAIDDSSPPDRLPWLPPASTDAVPPARTARRALASDWWVYSFTQLANADGQEDTAASATQPAEGGRDEPAGEVDAGMDMTAPRVDAGEGAAADVDAGTGADLRDTAPVDGAADIFDARFGGTRFGVVLHDVLERTDFARWSAWTPGAPAPTSDDAGLIAERLRAGGYPAGDIDDGLAVLTPLIGHTLTVPLPEGVRLADVPAGQRRPEIEFQFALAPTRIDALLALLHRHGLLTARQGFGARRRLEGLMTGLIDLTYVHDGRWYVLDYKSNRLPGYGPARLAEAMTHSEYDLQALIYTLALHRWLRFRLGDAYDYARDFGGIRYLFCRGLDAGRDDAQGVQAWRFDPELVDELDALFAGHTPEVGEPAAEPLSRSRERGRGEGPAEPRQDQMPT encoded by the coding sequence ATGAGCGTCGCCTCCTCCACGCCCGCGCCGGTGCGCGACCTCTACCTCGACCTCGCGCTCGATGGCGTGCACGCCATCGAAGCCTCCGCCGGCACCGGCAAGACCTACACCCTCGCCACCCTGGTGGTGCGCCTGGTGGTCGAGCGCGGCCTGCGCGTGGGCCAGGTGCTGGCCGTGACCTTCACCGAAGCGGCCACGCAGGAGCTGCGCAAGCGCATCCGCGAACGTCTGCTGCTGGCCGGCGAACTGGTCGGCGCGCCGCCCGCCAGCGATGACACGCCCGAAGCCGCGCTCACCCGCAACGTCCTCGAAGGCCACCTCGCGCGCGGCACCGAAACCGCCGAGGCCCTGCGCCGCCGGCTGCACGCCGCCGCGAACGACATCGACCTCGCCGCCATCTTCACCATCCACGGCTTCTGCGCGCGCGTGCTGCGCGAGCATGCGCTGGAAGCGGGCCAGGCCTTCGACGCGCCCGAGCTGCTCACCAGCGACGCGCCGCTGTACGAATCGATCGCCGCCGACCTGTGGCGCGCGCATGGCCGCGGCAGCGAGTCCGCCGACGACCTGCTCGCGCTGTGGCCGGGCGGCCCGGCCGCACTCGCCGGCGACCTGCCGCTGCTGGTGCGCGAACGCACGCTGCGCCCCGCGCTCGATGAGCTGCCCGACGACCCCGCGCCGCGCCTGCACGCCAGCGGCGAAGCGCTGGCCGACACCTTCCGCGCGCACGGCGACGACTTCCGCGCCTCGCTGGTGTCCGCTGTGGAAGGCAAGGTGTTGCATGCCGGCAGCTACAAGCTCGCCTGGATCGGTGAACTCTTCGATGCCCTGCACCAGTGGTGCAACGCCAGCGAACGCAAGCTGCCGTTCCAGCATCCCAAGCTGCCGCAGCTCACGCGCGAGACGCTGCAGCTGCGCACCAGCAAGGCCGGTGCCGGCCGCACGCCCGACTCGCCGGTCTGCGACGCCATCCCCGCCTACCTCGACGCGCTCGCCGCCATGGCCGAATGGCAGGATGCGCGCCGCGTCGAGCTGCTGCACCGCCTGCGCTTCGACGCGCGCCAACGCGTCGCCCGCGCCAAGCGCCAGCAGCGCGTGCAGACCTACGACGACCTGATCGACCGCGTCGCCGACGCCATCGACGGCCCGCACGCCGCCGACCTGGTGCAGCGCCTGCGCGCCCAGTACGAAGTGGCGCTGGTGGACGAATTCCAGGACACCGACGCCCGCCAGTGGCGCATCTTCGACCACGTGTTCGGTGCCGCAAGCGCCGCGCTTCACGGCCAGGCGCCGGCGCTGTTCGTGATCGGCGATCCCAAGCAGGCGATCTACGGCTTCCGCGGCGGCGACGTCGAGACCTACCTCGCCGCGCGCGAAACCGCATCCGACGCGCCGCCGCTGTCGCAGAACTTCCGCTCGCGCCCGTCCGTGCTGCGCGCGGTCTCGGCGCTGTACGCGCAGGCGCAGGCCGCGGCGGAAGTGGACGAAAAGATCCCGCCGCCCTTCATCGACACCCGCATCAGGTTCTACGAAGTGCAGCCCGGTGGCGTGCGCCGCGACGAGGACTTCCAGCGCCACGGCGTACCCGCGCCCGCGCTCACCGTGTGGCGCGCACCGCTGCCGGACGAGGTCGACAGCAAGGGCAAGCTGAAGCCCTGGAAAGCCGGGCACTCGCGCGAACTCGCCACCAAGGCCTGCGTCGCCGCCATCCACCGCGTGCTGTTCGACGCGCGCGACGGCAACGCCAGCATCGAAGGCCGCCCCGTGCAGCTCGGCGACATCGCGGTGCTGGTGCGCAGCCACAACGAGGCCACGCGCATCCGCCACGCGCTGGCGATGGCCGGCATCCCCGCCGTCGCCGCCGGCCGGCAGAGCCTGTTCGCCACGCCCGAGGCGCGCGACCTGCACGCGCTGCTGCTCGCCCTGCTGCACGGCGCCGACGACGGCCGCCTGCGCATGGCGCTGTCGAGCGTGCTGGTGGGCCTGGACGCCGCCGCCATCGCCGCGCTCGACGACGACGGCGAGGCGCTGCGCCACTGGCAGCTCGAGGCCCTGGCCTGGCGCGAACGCCTGCAGCGTGGCGGCCCGCTGGCCCTGGTCAACGCGCTGTGCGCGCAGCACGCCGGCCGCCTGCTCGGCCTGCTCGACGGCGAGCGCCGCCTCACCAACTACCTGCAGCTGGCCGAAGGGCTGCAGGACGCGCAGGCGCGCGCGCTGGGCCTGCACGGCCTGGTCGACTGGCTGGCCAACGCCATCGCCGATGCCAACGCCAGCGACGAGAGCCAGCTGCTGCGGCTGGAGTCCGACGCCCGCCGCGTGCAGGTGGTGACCCTGCACAAGAGCAAGGGCCTGGAATACCCGCTGGTGTTCCTGCCTTTCGCCGCCATCGGTGCGCACGCGCGCCATCCCGGCCAGCGCGTCGTGGTCAACGACGAGGACGGCCGCGTGCTGCACTGGAAACTGCTGGTCTCGCAGTCCGGCTGGGAGGCGGCCAAGGACGCCTGGCTGATTGCCCAGCGCGCCGAAGACGCGCGCCTGCTCTACGTCGGCCTCACCCGCGCGCGCCACGCGCTGTGGCTGGCCAGCGGCCTGTTCTGCAATCACGACAGGTCGCCGCTGCAGCACATGGTGGCGAAACCCGATGCGCTGCAGGCCGCGTTGGGCGACGCGGTCGCCATCGACGACAGCAGCCCGCCCGACAGGTTGCCCTGGCTGCCACCCGCGTCGACCGACGCCGTGCCGCCCGCGCGCACCGCGCGGCGCGCGCTCGCCAGCGACTGGTGGGTCTACAGCTTCACCCAGCTCGCCAATGCCGACGGCCAGGAGGACACGGCGGCCAGCGCCACGCAGCCGGCGGAAGGCGGGCGGGACGAGCCTGCCGGCGAAGTGGATGCGGGCATGGACATGACGGCGCCGCGCGTCGACGCGGGCGAGGGCGCGGCTGCCGACGTCGACGCAGGCACTGGCGCCGACCTGCGCGACACGGCGCCTGTCGACGGGGCAGCCGACATCTTCGATGCCCGCTTCGGCGGCACCCGTTTCGGCGTGGTCCTGCACGACGTGCTGGAACGCACCGACTTCGCGCGCTGGTCCGCATGGACGCCCGGCGCGCCCGCGCCCACCAGCGACGACGCCGGACTGATCGCCGAACGCCTGCGCGCCGGCGGCTATCCGGCGGGCGACATCGACGACGGGCTCGCCGTGCTCACCCCGCTCATCGGCCACACCCTCACCGTGCCCCTGCCCGAAGGCGTGCGCCTGGCCGACGTGCCGGCAGGCCAGCGCCGCCCCGAGATCGAATTCCAGTTCGCGCTCGCGCCCACGCGCATCGATGCATTGCTCGCGCTGCTGCACCGCCACGGCCTGCTCACCGCGCGCCAGGGTTTCGGCGCGCGCCGCCGGCTGGAAGGCCTCATGACCGGCCTGATCGACCTCACGTACGTGCACGATGGCCGCTGGTACGTACTCGACTACAAGTCCAACCGCCTGCCCGGCTACGGTCCCGCACGGCTCGCGGAGGCCATGACCCACAGCGAGTACGACCTGCAGGCGCTGATCTACACCCTGGCCCTGCACCGCTGGCTGCGCTTCCGCCTCGGCGACGCCTACGACTACGCCCGCGACTTCGGCGGCATCCGCTACCTGTTCTGCCGCGGCCTCGATGCCGGCCGCGACGATGCGCAGGGCGTGCAGGCCTGGCGCTTCGATCCGGAACTGGTCGACGAACTAGACGCGCTGTTCGCCGGCCACACGCCCGAGGTGGGCGAGCCCGCGGCAGAACCCCTCTCCCGTTCACGGGAGAGGGGCAGGGGTGAGGGTCCGGCGGAGCCGCGCCAGGACCAGATGCCGACATGA
- the recD gene encoding exodeoxyribonuclease V subunit alpha, producing MTTTLPLFPEDQPVDPTAATPGARDPRESGKSRTAGDAVDARGTPETSDAADARDPRDLRDAHGAHDAPPSQASRPTGLLQQLARAGALRTLDHALAQSLRRLAPDTPDTVLAAAALASLAVASGHAGFDPAQPQRLVDSPISWPTPETWHDALQSSRWVALPESGDLESTPDAPLVYEHGLVYLRRYREYERRLAAGLHRIGTSRIPSLPPFPGEEARRAEGGIPAQPADDLQAQAITAARHHPLLLITGGPGTGKTTTITRLLLALVAQADAAGASPPRIALAAPTGRAAERMAESVRNAVQALPARGIDPALAARLPTSGTTLHRLLGTIPDSPAFRHHADNPLPFDVVVVDEASMIDLPLMAKLVEAVPDGARLVLLGDPDQLPSVEAGDVLAGILAAASPPAASHTSPARGRGRAAGAGEGALPAAATQSTFPAHHIHLTRNHRQSATLDLAPLATAVREGDTATALSLLRSGQLSGVHFHEGITDPLQTHRDHLLAHWTALADTTDPAEALARAGALRILTAVREGPQGARGLNARIEDLLAGTRRGAGPASAAGRHFHGRLLLVSENSYRHRLFNGDIGICLRDDGGTLMAWFPGDDPKHPRPFHPAALPAHDSAFAMTVHKAQGSEFDEAWLVLPVRDNRVLSRELVYTGMTRARSVLHLAGSADVLANALARHAGRWSGLGRRLGR from the coding sequence ATGACCACCACGCTCCCGCTCTTCCCCGAAGACCAGCCCGTCGACCCGACCGCCGCCACGCCCGGCGCGCGCGACCCACGCGAGTCAGGGAAATCACGGACCGCCGGGGACGCAGTTGACGCCCGCGGCACACCGGAGACATCGGATGCGGCAGATGCACGCGACCCGCGCGACCTGCGCGACGCACATGGCGCACACGACGCGCCGCCATCGCAGGCATCGCGTCCCACCGGCCTCCTGCAGCAACTCGCCAGGGCCGGCGCCCTGCGCACCCTCGACCACGCCCTGGCCCAGAGCCTGCGCCGCCTCGCTCCCGACACGCCCGACACCGTGCTCGCCGCCGCCGCCCTCGCATCGCTCGCCGTCGCCTCCGGCCACGCCGGATTCGACCCGGCGCAGCCCCAGCGCCTGGTCGACAGCCCGATCAGCTGGCCCACGCCCGAAACCTGGCACGACGCGCTGCAATCCTCCCGCTGGGTCGCGCTCCCGGAAAGCGGCGACCTCGAATCCACCCCGGACGCCCCGCTCGTCTACGAGCACGGCCTCGTCTACCTCCGCCGCTACCGCGAATACGAACGCCGCCTCGCCGCCGGCCTCCACCGCATCGGCACCTCCCGGATCCCTTCTCTTCCCCCGTTCCCGGGGGAAGAGGCCCGAAGGGCAGAAGGGGGCATCCCCGCGCAACCCGCAGACGACCTGCAGGCCCAAGCGATCACCGCCGCCCGGCACCACCCCCTCCTGCTCATCACCGGCGGCCCCGGCACCGGCAAGACCACCACCATCACCCGCCTGCTGCTGGCGCTCGTCGCCCAGGCCGACGCCGCCGGCGCCTCGCCCCCACGCATCGCCCTGGCCGCGCCCACCGGCCGCGCCGCAGAACGCATGGCCGAAAGCGTGCGCAACGCCGTCCAGGCCCTGCCCGCGCGCGGCATCGACCCCGCGCTCGCCGCCCGCCTGCCCACCTCCGGCACCACCCTGCACCGCCTGCTCGGCACCATCCCCGACTCGCCCGCCTTCCGCCACCACGCCGACAACCCGCTGCCGTTCGACGTGGTGGTGGTGGACGAAGCCTCGATGATCGACCTGCCGCTGATGGCCAAGCTGGTCGAAGCCGTGCCCGACGGCGCGCGCCTGGTCCTGCTCGGCGACCCCGACCAGCTGCCATCGGTGGAAGCCGGCGACGTCCTCGCCGGCATCCTCGCCGCCGCCTCTCCGCCCGCCGCGTCCCACACCTCTCCCGCCCGCGGGAGAGGTCGCGCCGCAGGCGCGGGTGAGGGCGCTCTCCCCGCAGCCGCCACGCAATCCACCTTCCCCGCCCACCACATCCACCTCACCCGCAACCACCGCCAGAGCGCCACCCTCGACCTCGCCCCCCTCGCCACCGCCGTCCGCGAAGGCGACACCGCCACCGCACTGTCCCTGCTGCGCAGCGGCCAGCTCTCCGGCGTCCACTTCCACGAGGGCATCACCGACCCCCTGCAAACCCACCGCGACCACCTCCTTGCACACTGGACCGCACTCGCCGACACCACCGACCCCGCCGAAGCCCTCGCCCGCGCCGGCGCCTTGCGCATCCTCACCGCCGTGCGCGAAGGCCCCCAGGGCGCTCGCGGCCTCAACGCCCGCATCGAGGACCTGCTCGCCGGTACCCGCCGCGGCGCCGGCCCGGCATCCGCCGCCGGCCGCCATTTCCACGGCCGCCTCCTGCTGGTCAGCGAGAACAGCTACCGCCACCGCCTGTTCAACGGCGACATCGGCATCTGCCTCCGCGACGACGGCGGCACCCTGATGGCCTGGTTCCCCGGCGACGATCCGAAGCACCCGCGACCGTTCCATCCCGCCGCGCTGCCCGCGCACGACAGCGCCTTCGCCATGACCGTGCACAAGGCCCAGGGCAGCGAGTTCGACGAGGCCTGGCTGGTGCTGCCGGTGCGCGACAACCGCGTGCTGTCGCGGGAGCTGGTCTACACCGGCATGACGCGCGCCCGGAGCGTCCTGCATCTGGCCGGGAGCGCCGATGTGCTTGCGAACGCGCTCGCGCGACATGCGGGAAGGTGGTCAGGCCTGGGGCGTCGGCTCGGGAGATAG
- a CDS encoding TonB-dependent receptor, with translation MSRHARRTLSLALSAQLIGFSLFAHAAEAPGALTIIVRDQTTDRPLPNATVTLTERDTDTARSLETDAQGRIVVDRLDPGLYAVNIAKAGFATIYEPSVRVITRKNSQVEFDLGVPLLDEVVVQARPLDALSSPSSTWLDRDALRDAVGGGADPLLSLDGLPGLASASEFASFSVRGRGPRDNLVFVDEFPFDKAVHFDATLGEDEDVGGGGRFSIFAPDVISGAEFSPGGWGPAYGGRAASLLKLEVAGGNPSPSASLRYDLAGFEVGYDGPAGITKDATLLVSARRLDFGSLFETIEELDIGNPVLRDVIVKSVVPISPSNTLEVLLIDTNETYTRDVTHVFESPNFEDAALLDFRQDSDLYGVTLRSLIGENATWTNRVYRRASDKISSEGEAFPDLAPPGSPASDFPVREDIITVTEDETEIGWHSDFATVNRWGTFSAGVQATRIELDYGTVLDGDWIRYVYDSDDFRPDPDQRYIVLTPENIDSTLSRTATNYAGYVDQAFKFGAWDIRTGVRLERDDLTDESLVSPRLRANWQPGKRVRYFATAGLFHQSPRFLDLAANAANTLENEKITHASVGLEYFINDRWSVLAEAYNQNLDNLVVDQDRVSGTFANIGDGTSRGVDVVLKGTIREGLYASATYSYNDAEIDRKDGRGAVADEFSREHVATLGVTWEITDRWKVAARYKYLSGRPEDAYLIHEDVLGPGQPLRYSRETVERGIGRRDGYGVLNARVDYRRAFGPIDVTAFLDVINLTSASSTDDTEFDYRRGVNVEDESEAEPLIGLRLDYAW, from the coding sequence ATGAGCAGGCACGCGCGACGGACGTTGTCGCTGGCACTTTCGGCGCAGTTGATCGGCTTCTCCCTGTTCGCGCACGCCGCGGAGGCGCCCGGCGCCCTGACCATCATCGTCAGGGACCAGACGACCGACCGGCCGCTGCCGAACGCGACGGTCACGCTCACCGAACGCGATACCGACACCGCACGCTCCCTGGAAACGGACGCGCAGGGCCGCATCGTGGTCGACCGGCTCGACCCGGGGCTGTACGCGGTCAACATCGCCAAGGCCGGGTTCGCCACGATCTACGAGCCGAGCGTCCGCGTGATCACGCGCAAGAACTCGCAGGTCGAATTCGATCTCGGCGTCCCGCTGCTGGACGAGGTGGTGGTCCAGGCGCGGCCGCTCGATGCGCTGTCATCGCCGTCCAGCACCTGGCTCGACCGGGACGCATTGCGCGACGCCGTCGGCGGCGGCGCCGATCCGCTGCTCTCGCTCGACGGCCTGCCGGGGCTGGCCTCCGCGAGCGAATTCGCGAGCTTCAGCGTGCGTGGCCGCGGGCCGCGCGACAACCTGGTCTTCGTCGACGAGTTCCCCTTCGACAAGGCGGTGCACTTCGACGCGACGCTCGGGGAGGACGAGGACGTCGGCGGTGGCGGCCGCTTCTCGATCTTCGCGCCGGATGTCATCAGCGGCGCCGAGTTCTCGCCGGGCGGCTGGGGCCCGGCCTACGGCGGACGCGCCGCCTCGCTGCTCAAGCTCGAAGTGGCCGGCGGCAACCCGAGCCCGTCGGCCAGCCTGCGCTACGACCTCGCCGGCTTCGAAGTCGGCTACGACGGTCCCGCCGGCATCACCAAGGACGCCACCCTGCTGGTGTCCGCGCGCCGGCTGGATTTCGGCTCCCTGTTCGAAACGATCGAGGAACTGGACATCGGCAATCCCGTGCTGCGCGACGTGATCGTCAAGTCGGTCGTGCCGATCAGCCCGTCGAATACCCTCGAGGTGCTGCTGATCGACACCAACGAGACCTACACGCGCGACGTGACCCATGTCTTCGAGTCGCCCAACTTCGAAGACGCCGCGTTGCTCGACTTCCGGCAGGACAGCGACCTCTACGGCGTGACCCTGCGATCGCTGATCGGCGAGAACGCCACGTGGACCAACAGGGTCTACCGCCGCGCCAGCGACAAGATCAGCTCGGAGGGCGAAGCGTTTCCCGATCTCGCGCCCCCCGGATCGCCCGCCTCCGACTTTCCGGTGCGCGAAGACATCATCACCGTGACCGAAGACGAGACCGAGATCGGCTGGCACAGCGACTTCGCCACGGTGAACCGCTGGGGCACGTTCAGTGCGGGCGTCCAGGCGACGCGGATCGAGCTCGACTACGGCACCGTGCTGGACGGCGACTGGATCCGCTACGTCTACGATAGCGACGACTTCAGGCCGGACCCGGACCAGCGCTACATCGTGCTGACGCCGGAGAACATCGACTCCACCCTGAGCCGCACGGCCACCAACTATGCCGGCTACGTGGACCAGGCCTTCAAGTTCGGCGCGTGGGACATCCGCACCGGCGTGCGCCTGGAGCGCGACGACCTCACCGACGAAAGCCTCGTCTCGCCCAGGCTCAGGGCCAACTGGCAGCCGGGCAAGCGCGTCAGGTACTTCGCGACCGCGGGCCTGTTCCACCAGTCGCCACGGTTCCTGGACCTCGCGGCCAACGCGGCGAACACGCTGGAGAACGAGAAGATCACGCACGCGAGCGTCGGGCTGGAGTACTTCATCAACGATCGCTGGTCGGTGCTGGCCGAAGCGTATAACCAGAACCTCGACAACCTGGTGGTCGACCAGGATCGCGTGAGCGGCACGTTCGCCAACATTGGCGACGGCACCTCCCGCGGCGTCGACGTCGTGCTCAAGGGCACGATCCGCGAAGGTCTATACGCCAGCGCGACCTACAGCTACAACGATGCCGAGATCGACCGCAAGGACGGCCGCGGCGCCGTCGCCGACGAGTTCAGCCGCGAGCACGTGGCCACCCTCGGCGTGACCTGGGAAATCACCGACCGCTGGAAGGTGGCCGCGCGCTACAAGTACCTGTCCGGCCGGCCGGAGGACGCCTACCTCATCCACGAGGACGTGCTGGGTCCCGGGCAGCCCCTGCGCTACTCGCGCGAGACGGTCGAGCGCGGCATCGGCCGCAGGGACGGCTACGGCGTGCTCAACGCCCGCGTCGACTACCGGCGCGCGTTCGGCCCCATCGACGTCACCGCCTTCCTCGACGTCATCAACCTGACCTCGGCGTCCTCGACCGACGACACCGAGTTCGACTACCGCCGGGGCGTCAACGTGGAGGACGAAAGCGAGGCCGAGCCGCTGATCGGACTTCGGCTAGACTACGCCTGGTAG
- a CDS encoding response regulator transcription factor, translated as MRALIVEDNRDICANIAAYLEKLGHVLDFAHDGVTAMNLALTHPFDVIVLDLMMPRMDGLTFCERLRNEAGIETPVLMLTARDTLDDRLKGFDAGADDYLVKPFALQELHARIRALYKRSHRNTDKLLAVADLTLNRSTLQVHRAGRRVELNPAGIKLLRRLMEESPSVVSREDLETLLWADERPDGDALRSHMYKLRQAIDRPFDQPLIHTVHRIGYRIAEDAE; from the coding sequence ATCAGGGCGCTGATCGTCGAGGACAACCGCGACATCTGCGCGAACATCGCCGCGTACCTCGAAAAGCTCGGCCATGTGCTCGATTTCGCCCACGACGGCGTGACCGCAATGAACCTGGCGTTGACCCATCCGTTCGACGTCATCGTGCTGGACCTGATGATGCCGCGGATGGACGGCCTGACCTTCTGCGAGAGGCTGCGCAACGAGGCCGGGATCGAGACGCCCGTGCTCATGCTGACCGCGCGCGACACGCTCGACGACCGGCTCAAGGGCTTCGACGCCGGCGCCGATGACTACCTGGTCAAGCCGTTCGCCCTGCAGGAGCTGCATGCGCGCATTCGCGCCCTGTACAAGCGCAGCCACCGCAATACCGACAAGCTGCTGGCCGTGGCCGACCTGACGTTGAACCGGTCCACGCTGCAGGTGCACCGGGCAGGAAGGCGCGTCGAGCTCAATCCGGCCGGCATCAAGCTGCTGCGGCGGCTGATGGAAGAGTCTCCGTCCGTGGTGAGCCGCGAGGACCTGGAGACCCTGCTGTGGGCCGACGAACGGCCGGATGGCGATGCGCTGCGCTCGCACATGTACAAGCTGCGGCAGGCGATCGACCGGCCCTTCGACCAGCCGCTGATCCACACGGTGCACCGGATCGGGTACCGGATCGCGGAGGACGCCGAGTAG
- a CDS encoding sensor histidine kinase — MRQHSLRKRVEYAFALCVVGLSVAWGFAFYGAIRFSEDRVLANQLQHAAERYPDLNTNLRGYDDAGSLPEPLRKWAQAGPDAGLYEFVAEELHVAVVPADNPQGRAFVVFDVAGIEAASSEDWWWLLVITGVVGVLGALGFGLGMLVMRRAVAPVVQLADVVAGIDLEHLSAGDHKLIESGRFGRDEVGLLAGTIEKTLERISAFVVRERDFTGSASHELRTPITVITGAIELLEQADLSDEDARAVQRIRRATAEMKSTIEMFLCIAREADDGQYGERFLVAPLVDRAIDQQRYLLNGKGVDVEVHVESLATPVVQGHPQAFLIAVANLVRNAFEHTPAGQGPITVRIRARDLLVTNRRSGDDAGRPTSDGVPASNGYGLGLGIVQRLCERNGWEFSLQVDEARVTACLSW, encoded by the coding sequence GTGCGGCAGCACAGTCTGCGCAAACGGGTCGAGTACGCGTTCGCGCTGTGTGTGGTCGGGCTCAGCGTAGCCTGGGGCTTCGCGTTCTACGGCGCCATCCGCTTCAGCGAAGACCGGGTGCTGGCCAACCAGCTGCAGCACGCCGCCGAGCGCTATCCCGACCTCAACACCAACCTGCGCGGATACGACGACGCCGGAAGCTTGCCGGAACCGCTGCGGAAATGGGCGCAGGCCGGCCCCGACGCGGGCCTGTACGAATTCGTCGCCGAGGAGCTGCACGTTGCGGTCGTCCCTGCCGACAACCCGCAGGGGCGCGCCTTCGTGGTGTTCGACGTCGCCGGGATCGAGGCGGCCTCGTCCGAGGACTGGTGGTGGCTGCTCGTCATCACCGGCGTGGTGGGCGTGCTCGGCGCCCTGGGGTTCGGGCTCGGCATGCTGGTGATGCGCCGGGCGGTGGCGCCGGTGGTGCAGCTGGCCGACGTGGTCGCGGGCATCGACCTGGAACACCTGTCGGCCGGCGACCACAAGCTCATCGAGTCCGGCCGCTTCGGGCGCGACGAGGTGGGCCTGCTCGCCGGCACCATCGAGAAGACGCTCGAGCGCATCAGCGCCTTCGTCGTGCGCGAGCGCGACTTCACCGGCTCCGCCAGCCACGAGCTGCGCACGCCGATCACGGTGATCACCGGCGCGATCGAACTGCTGGAGCAGGCCGACCTGTCGGACGAGGATGCGAGGGCGGTGCAGCGGATCCGCCGCGCGACGGCCGAGATGAAGTCCACGATCGAGATGTTCCTGTGCATCGCGCGCGAAGCCGACGACGGGCAGTACGGCGAACGCTTCCTCGTGGCGCCGCTGGTGGACCGGGCGATCGACCAGCAGCGCTACCTGCTCAATGGCAAGGGCGTCGACGTCGAAGTGCATGTCGAAAGCCTCGCCACGCCCGTCGTCCAGGGGCACCCGCAGGCGTTCCTGATCGCGGTCGCCAACCTGGTCCGCAACGCGTTCGAGCACACGCCCGCCGGCCAGGGGCCGATCACGGTACGCATCCGCGCGCGCGACCTGCTGGTCACCAACCGGCGCAGCGGCGACGATGCGGGCCGGCCCACCTCGGATGGCGTTCCGGCGTCCAATGGCTATGGCTTGGGCCTCGGCATCGTCCAGCGCCTGTGCGAGCGCAACGGGTGGGAGTTCTCGCTGCAGGTGGACGAGGCGCGGGTGACGGCCTGTCTTTCCTGGTGA